One window of the Chryseotalea sp. WA131a genome contains the following:
- a CDS encoding cytochrome c class I, whose translation MNRKISTIAILIFSCTMVFYSCGSKEKKVVTEDYGTPQETIDAPDVAADAITQGESLVKASDCKTCHHTVNKIIGPSHTDVAKKYEFTKANVELLAGKIIKGGSGVWGEIPMAAHADITQADAEKMARYVLSLDGETEH comes from the coding sequence ATGAACCGAAAAATCTCAACAATTGCAATACTGATTTTTTCTTGCACGATGGTATTTTACTCGTGTGGAAGCAAAGAGAAAAAAGTAGTGACCGAAGACTATGGTACACCACAAGAGACGATTGATGCACCCGATGTGGCAGCCGATGCCATCACACAGGGCGAATCGCTCGTAAAAGCAAGCGACTGCAAAACCTGTCACCATACCGTGAATAAAATCATTGGGCCATCACATACCGATGTTGCTAAGAAGTATGAATTTACGAAGGCCAATGTTGAATTATTGGCTGGTAAAATTATTAAAGGAGGTTCAGGTGTTTGGGGAGAAATACCAATGGCAGCTCATGCGGATATTACCCAAGCTGATGCTGAAAAGATGGCAAGGTACGTGCTATCATTGGATGGGGAAACGGAACATTAA
- a CDS encoding Gfo/Idh/MocA family oxidoreductase, with translation MGMVGGGKDAFIGSIHRLAANMDGLIEIVSGALSINPEVAKESGKMLFLAEDRTYLTYEEMLEKESKLPADKRIDFVTIVTPNFAHFAPAMLALEKGFHVVIEKPITFTLDEAKQLKKKVDETGLVLCLTHTYSGYPMVRQARSMVKEGVFGKIRKVVVEYPQGWLSKMSEREGNAQAAWRTDPKRSGKAGAMGDIGTHAAHLAEFITGLKITHLCADLNIMVPGRALDDDGNVLLKFDNGAAGVLTATQIAAGEENALRIRVYGEHGGLDWSQMEPNSLTLKWLDKPMQILRAGTNGFLGSEAIFNLRTPAGHPEGYLEAFANLYRNFALTVSAKIDGKPVPKEVNFPTVDEGIRGMAFIDNVVKSGQSKEKWTAFEI, from the coding sequence ATGGGAATGGTAGGTGGGGGCAAAGACGCCTTCATAGGTTCCATACACCGACTGGCCGCCAACATGGACGGATTGATAGAAATAGTATCAGGTGCCTTGAGCATCAACCCCGAAGTTGCCAAAGAGAGTGGCAAAATGCTATTCTTAGCAGAAGATAGAACTTACTTGACGTATGAGGAAATGCTTGAAAAAGAAAGCAAGCTCCCTGCTGATAAGCGAATCGATTTCGTCACCATCGTGACGCCAAACTTTGCGCATTTTGCTCCCGCCATGCTGGCGTTGGAAAAAGGTTTTCACGTGGTGATTGAAAAGCCAATCACCTTTACATTGGATGAAGCCAAGCAATTAAAAAAGAAAGTGGATGAAACGGGTTTGGTACTGTGCCTAACACATACCTATTCGGGTTACCCCATGGTGCGGCAAGCTCGCTCGATGGTGAAAGAAGGAGTATTCGGGAAAATTAGAAAAGTAGTAGTCGAATATCCGCAAGGTTGGTTAAGTAAAATGAGTGAACGCGAAGGCAATGCACAAGCAGCTTGGCGCACCGACCCCAAGCGCTCTGGTAAAGCGGGCGCGATGGGCGACATCGGCACACATGCTGCCCACTTGGCAGAGTTTATTACTGGTTTAAAAATCACCCATCTGTGTGCCGATTTAAATATCATGGTTCCGGGTCGCGCGTTGGATGATGATGGAAATGTTCTTTTAAAATTTGATAACGGTGCAGCCGGTGTGTTGACGGCTACACAAATTGCAGCTGGCGAAGAGAATGCTTTGCGCATACGGGTGTATGGCGAACATGGCGGACTCGATTGGTCGCAGATGGAGCCGAACTCCCTTACCCTAAAATGGCTCGATAAACCAATGCAAATTTTAAGGGCTGGCACGAATGGATTTTTAGGCAGTGAGGCAATTTTTAATTTGCGCACTCCGGCTGGTCATCCCGAAGGCTACTTAGAAGCATTTGCAAACCTATACCGAAATTTTGCACTCACCGTTTCAGCAAAAATAGATGGCAAGCCAGTTCCGAAAGAAGTGAATTTCCCTACAGTTGATGAAGGCATACGCGGTATGGCCTTTATCGATAACGTGGTGAAGAGCGGGCAAAGCAAAGAGAAATGGACGGCTTTTGAAATCTAA
- a CDS encoding sugar phosphate isomerase/epimerase, which translates to MTTIKGPAIFLAQFMGDEPPFDNLKSICKWAESLGYVGVQIPSWDARCIDLRKVGESKDYADEVRDTVESCGLKITELSTHLQGQLVAVHPAYDAMFDGFAPKSVRGKPKERTKWAIEQLKLAAKASKNLGLHAHATFSGALMWHTVYPWPQRPAGLVEDGFKELAKRWLPILNAFDKVGVDVCYEIHPGEDLHDGITFERFWEATDKHNRCNILYDPSHFVLQQLDYKQYIDFYYSFIKMFHVKDAEFNPTGKSGVYGGFQNWVDRPGRFRSLGDGQVDFKTIFSKLAQYGYDGWAVLEWECCIKHPEQGAKEGAPFIKRHIIRVTEKAFDDFASTGKNPTLNKSILGI; encoded by the coding sequence ATGACAACTATAAAAGGCCCCGCGATTTTTTTAGCACAGTTCATGGGCGATGAACCTCCATTCGATAATTTGAAATCCATTTGCAAATGGGCGGAATCGCTTGGCTATGTGGGCGTGCAAATTCCCAGTTGGGATGCGCGGTGCATCGATTTGCGTAAAGTTGGAGAGAGCAAAGACTATGCAGACGAAGTTCGTGATACCGTTGAAAGTTGTGGGCTAAAAATCACCGAGTTATCCACGCATTTGCAAGGTCAGTTGGTAGCTGTTCATCCTGCCTACGATGCCATGTTTGATGGCTTCGCGCCAAAATCAGTGAGGGGCAAACCAAAAGAAAGAACCAAGTGGGCCATCGAGCAATTGAAGTTAGCCGCAAAGGCCAGTAAAAATTTGGGATTGCATGCGCACGCCACTTTTTCAGGTGCGTTGATGTGGCACACCGTTTACCCATGGCCGCAAAGGCCAGCAGGATTAGTGGAAGACGGATTTAAAGAATTGGCCAAGCGTTGGTTGCCAATCTTAAATGCGTTTGATAAAGTAGGGGTGGATGTGTGTTACGAAATCCACCCGGGTGAAGATTTGCACGATGGCATTACCTTCGAGCGATTTTGGGAAGCCACCGATAAACACAACCGTTGCAATATATTGTACGACCCCAGCCATTTTGTATTGCAGCAATTGGATTACAAGCAGTATATCGATTTTTATTACTCGTTTATCAAAATGTTTCATGTAAAGGATGCTGAGTTTAACCCAACAGGCAAGAGTGGAGTTTATGGAGGCTTTCAAAATTGGGTAGATCGACCGGGCCGTTTCCGTTCGTTAGGCGATGGTCAAGTAGACTTTAAAACAATATTTAGTAAATTGGCTCAATATGGCTATGATGGTTGGGCAGTGTTGGAGTGGGAGTGCTGCATCAAACATCCCGAACAAGGTGCGAAAGAAGGCGCTCCGTTTATCAAAAGGCATATCATACGCGTAACAGAAAAAGCATTCGATGATTTTGCTTCAACAGGAAAAAATCCAACACTGAACAAATCAATTTTAGGTATCTAA
- a CDS encoding sugar phosphate isomerase/epimerase produces MNRREFIQTTSFAALGASLTSFAFIDKKKIGLQLYSLRDMIPQDPKGVLKKVADFGYKELEAYSYSDGKIFGMKYKEFSDYVKGLGMKVTSGHHLLGKSENTRMMKGTVMNEWERAVNDAKESGQDFMVVAFLMPDERKDYKGVCEALNKAGELCKKYGVRLNYHNHEFEFEQFEGQVAYHVMLKELDPKLVGMEMDLYWMHVANQSPAEYFEKYPGRFEQWHVKDMDKTNPKQQVDVGTGRIDFKSIFAKAKQSGLKHFYIEQEAYPVSSIDSVEKCIGNLRRMI; encoded by the coding sequence ATGAACCGCAGAGAATTTATTCAAACCACTTCATTCGCAGCATTAGGAGCATCCCTTACTTCATTTGCTTTCATAGACAAAAAGAAAATTGGCTTGCAGCTATACTCGTTGCGAGACATGATTCCTCAGGACCCAAAAGGAGTGTTGAAGAAAGTGGCTGACTTTGGGTACAAAGAATTGGAGGCATATAGTTACAGCGATGGAAAAATATTTGGAATGAAGTACAAGGAGTTTTCTGATTATGTGAAAGGCCTTGGTATGAAAGTGACCAGTGGCCATCATTTGCTCGGTAAATCTGAGAACACCAGAATGATGAAAGGTACTGTAATGAACGAATGGGAACGGGCCGTGAACGATGCCAAAGAATCAGGACAGGATTTTATGGTAGTAGCTTTTTTGATGCCAGATGAGCGCAAAGACTACAAGGGCGTTTGCGAAGCGTTGAACAAAGCAGGAGAGCTGTGCAAGAAATATGGGGTGCGCCTAAATTACCACAATCACGAATTTGAGTTTGAACAATTTGAAGGCCAAGTGGCTTACCACGTGATGCTAAAAGAACTTGACCCCAAATTGGTAGGAATGGAAATGGATTTGTACTGGATGCACGTGGCCAACCAAAGCCCGGCAGAATATTTTGAAAAGTATCCTGGTCGCTTTGAGCAATGGCATGTGAAAGACATGGACAAGACCAACCCTAAACAACAAGTAGACGTAGGCACCGGTCGCATCGATTTCAAATCTATTTTTGCGAAAGCAAAACAGTCTGGATTGAAACATTTTTACATTGAGCAA
- a CDS encoding DUF1080 domain-containing protein has product MNSRPTITTKLLAIVFCCFLIGICNAQNTLTKQEEKEGWKLLFNGKTLNGWRNFKSKTIGEAWSVTDGAIHLNKTQKEGFQIKGGGDIVTENEFENFELSIEWKIAPCGNSGIIFNVVEAPEYQYVWQTGPEMQVLDNACHPDAKIEKHRAGNLYDLIASPTESVKSANEWNVAKIVSNKGHLELWLNGVKQVETTMFTPEWEAMIKGSKFKDMPGFGKSKKGRISLQDHGDLVWFRNIKIKELK; this is encoded by the coding sequence ATGAACTCCCGACCAACGATCACCACGAAGTTATTAGCGATTGTTTTCTGTTGCTTTTTAATTGGAATTTGCAACGCTCAGAATACGCTTACCAAACAAGAAGAAAAAGAGGGATGGAAATTGTTGTTTAATGGAAAGACGCTAAATGGTTGGAGAAACTTTAAAAGTAAAACCATTGGCGAGGCGTGGTCGGTAACAGATGGGGCTATTCATTTGAATAAAACACAAAAAGAAGGTTTTCAAATAAAAGGAGGTGGCGATATTGTTACTGAAAACGAATTCGAAAATTTCGAATTAAGCATTGAATGGAAGATTGCTCCGTGTGGAAACAGTGGAATCATCTTCAATGTGGTTGAAGCCCCCGAGTATCAATATGTTTGGCAAACAGGCCCAGAAATGCAAGTGTTGGACAATGCTTGCCATCCAGATGCAAAAATAGAAAAACATAGAGCCGGAAATTTATATGATTTGATTGCCAGCCCAACTGAATCAGTAAAGTCGGCTAATGAATGGAATGTGGCAAAAATTGTTTCCAACAAGGGACATTTGGAATTATGGCTAAATGGCGTGAAGCAAGTGGAGACAACGATGTTCACCCCCGAGTGGGAAGCCATGATTAAAGGAAGTAAGTTCAAAGACATGCCCGGTTTTGGAAAATCCAAGAAGGGTAGAATTTCATTGCAAGACCATGGCGATTTAGTGTGGTTTCGAAACATCAAAATCAAAGAGTTAAAATAG